In the genome of Segnochrobactrum spirostomi, the window CACGGTTGGCTCGTCGAGCACGATCAAGTCGGCGTTGAAGTGCATCGCGCGGCCGATGGCGATGCCCTGGCGCTCGCCGCCCGACAATTGCGACACCGTCGAATCGACCGAGATGCCGACGCCGCGGAAGCCGATCGAGCCGAGCAGCATATCCTCGGCGATCTGCCGTTCCCGCTTGATATCGATGAAGCCGAAGCGGTTGGTGATCTGCCGGCCGACGAAGAAATTGCGCCAGAGCGGCTGCTTCTCGGCAAGCGACTTGTCCTGATAGACGGTCTCGATGGCGAGTTCGTGGGCCATGCGGACCGAGTAGTCGCCGAGCGAAATCTCGCGGTCGCGCACGAAGATGCGGCCGGCGGTCGGCTTCAGGACGCCGGTCATGACCTTGATGAGGGTCGATTTGCCGGCGCCGTTGTCGCCGATCAGCCCGACGATCTCATTGCGGCCGATCGCGAGGTCGATGTCCTTGAGGCCCTGGATCGGGCCGAAATATTTCTGAACGCCCTCGAGCCGGACGATATGCCGGAACTCGCCGGCAGGCTCGCGCGCCCGCGCGGTCGCCTGGGTCGCGGTCATCGCGCGCGCCCTCCCCTGCGGACGGCCCCGGCGCGTGCCGGTCCGCCCTTCCTCCCTCGCCCACTTTGCGGAGCCGTGCGGCCTTCGGCCGTCTCGATCGCGGCACTTTCGCGCCGCCGAGGGAAGCTAGAACGGGCGGGAATAACCGTCCAATGCGCTTTTTCGGCGGACCGATATCGCAATCGTTATGAGAGTGGCGGATGCAGGGCGCGCGCCAAGGTCGTCGTCAGGCCGCGCGCAGGCCTTCGCCGGCGGCCAGCGGGCCGACCGGGATGAGCGTCTCGACGTCGGCGTCGAGGCGGCGGCCGGTCGGGACCACGCGGCCGGCGGCGCGGTCGAGTGCACCCGGCTGGAGTTCCAGCGCGAGGAAGCGCCGCCGCTCGGTCGGGCCGGGCATGGAAAGGATCTCGGTCTTCTCGCCCGAGAAGCCGAAGCGCACATAATATTCGGGATCGCCGACGAGGAGCACGGCGCCGTGGCCGGCGATCGCCGCCCGGTTGAGGGCGCGCCGCATCAGGACGGAGCCGAGCCCGGCGCCTTGCAGTTCCGGCGCCACCGCGAGCGGGCCGAGCAGCAGGGCGGGACGGCCGCCGGCGGAGACGTGCCACAGCCGCACAGTGCCCACGAGGGCGCCGGTCGCGGCATCTTCGGCGATCAGGGACAGCCCATCGGCCGCCAGGCGGCCGGCGCGGATGCGCTCGGACGATTTCAGGAAGCGGGTCGGACCGAAAACGCGGTCGAGCAGGGCTTCCCGGGCGCCGACGTCGGTCGGCGCCTCCTCGCGAAGGGTGATCATGGAGGCGAGCCTTTCGGCGTGGAGCGCGTGAACTCCGCGGCGGGCGAACCCTTCGCGATCACGCGCATGTCACCAATGGCGGATGAGCGAGGCGAATCTGGGACCAGAACCGGCCGGCAACAGGGAAGAAGCCAGGCGGTTCGGCGTCAGATCACGTAGGCCTTGAGCGGCGGGAAGCCGTTGAAGGCGACCGCCGAATAGGTCGTGGTGTAGGCCCCGGTGCCTTCGATCAGGACCTCGTCGCCGATCTCCAGCGAGAGCGGCAGCGCGTAGGGGGTCTTCTCGTAGAGCACGTCGGCGGAATCGCAGGTCGGGCCGGCGATGATGCAGGGCGCGGTCTCGTCGTCGCCGCGCAGGGTGCGGATCGGATAGCGGATCGCCTCGTCCATGGTCTCGGCGAGGCCGCCGAACTTGCCGATGTCGAGATAGACCCAGCGCACGTCGTCGCCGGCCTGCTTGCGCGAGATGAGGACCACTTCGGCCTTGATCACGCCGGCGCTGCCGACCATGCCGCGGCCCGGCTCGATGATCGTCTCGGGCAGGCGGTTGCCGAAATGGCGGTGCACCGAATCGAGGATCGCGCGGCCGTAGGAGGGCACGCCCGGCACGTCCTTGAGATATTTGGCCGGGAAGCCGCCGCCGAGATTGACCATGCGCAGCGTGACGCCGCGCTCGGCCAGTTCGCGGAACAGCTTGGCGGCCGAGGCGAGCGCGCCGTCCCAGGCGCCGGTGTTGCCCTGCTGGGAACCGACGTGGAACGATACGCCATAGGCGTCGAGGCCGACACGGTGGGCGTGCTCGAGCACGTCGACCGCCATCTCCGGCTCGCAGCCGAACTTGCGGGAAAGCGGCCACTCGGCGCCGGCGCCGTCGCACAGGATGCGGCAGAACACGCGGGTGCCCGGCGCGGCGCGCGCGATCTTCTCGACCTCCGCCTCGCAATCGACCGAGAACATGTTGATGCCGAGGGCGAAGGCGCGCGCGACGTCGCGTTCCTTCTTGATGGTGTTGCCGAACGAGATGCGGTCCGGCGTTGCACCGGCCTCGAGCGCCATCTCGATCTCCTGGACCGAGGCGCAATCGAAGCACGAGCCGAGCTCGGCGAGCGCCTTCAGCACCTCCGGCGCCGGATTGGCCTTCACCGCATAGAAGACGCGGGTGTCGGGCATGGCGCGGCGGAAGGCGAGGAAATTGTCGCGCACGACGTCGAGATCGACCACGAGGCAGGGGCCCTCGGGACGTCGGGTGCGGAGGAAGTCGGCAATGCGGTCCGTCATCGGGGGCATCTCCCAAACAAGACGGTTGAACCGGATTCGGTCGATACGTTCCCCTGCGGGCGCCGCGGTGGAGACGGAGCCCGTTCAGATGATCGACCGATCGCCGGCCTCCTTGGGAGACCGACGCGCGAAAAGCGCCGAAGCGTCGCCAGTGAACCCGCCCACGCGAACGCGGCGAGATTCATGGGATGCATACGATTGGACTGGGAAGGTCCCGGTCCGCACGCGGCAAGGAAGTAGTCGCCTCTTCAGTAACGCCGACCTTTGGAGGGGCCGACAGAGACCAAAAAAGCCCGCTACGTCGTTGCTTCAAGTCGCGTCCGCCGACCGAGCGTCGGCTTAGACCCGGTTTATTCCGGTCACCGGTCTGCCCAGGCCGGGGTTTCCGACCTGACCGGCACGCGACCACAGGCACGTGCGAAATTGGGCAAGGCGGATGTAGGGCCATTGGCCCCCCCGCACAAGACGAAAATTGCGGGCCTCCGCGAAATTCTATGGCTCCGCCAACGGCTTCTTATGCCGGCTTAACGTCCCGTTGCGTCGCCCCAATTCGGCAAAGGACCGGAATGGCGGCGCTTTTTCTCGTCCGCTGCCGCCGGGTCGCGCCGGCAGCGCGTTCCGCCATGTCCCGCGGGGAGGGCAGCCATGCACAAGCCTCAAGATAGGGGTGGGCGGCAGGAGGGCATTCGGTGATCCGCGGGGAGTGAACCCAGCGCCGCGGCGCCGGCGGACGCTGATTCGAGGCGGCTCCGGTGTGCCGCCGCGCTCCGCCTCCCGTCGCGCGGCATGGCCCCAAATCGAACGATGCCTCCCGGTGAACAATCAGCCTTGCCTTGGCTGCGGCGTTCACCCAAACATCGCGCATGGACACTCTGACCCGCATGCAGGCTTTCGTGAACGTGGCGGAGGCCGGCGGCTATTCCGCCGCCGCGCGCAAGCTCGGCCGCTCCAAGGCGCTTCTGTCGAAATATGTCCGCGAGCTCGAGGACGAGCTCGGGGTGCGCCTCCTCAACCGCACCACCCGACAGCTCTCGTTGACCGAGGCCGGCAAGGTCTATCTGCGCGAGGCGGGCGAGATCCTCCAGCGCATCGACGATCTCGAGGCGCTGATCCACGACACCCATCACGAGCCGCGCGGCTTGCTCCGGGTCGCGGCGCCGCGCACCCTGTCGGACGGCCCGCTCGGCGAGGCCTTCGCCGAGTTCGTGCTGCGCGAACCGCTGATCTCCCTCGATCTGCGCCTCGAGGACCGCTTCGTCGATCTCGTCGAGGAAGGCATCGACGTGGCCGTCCGGGTGACGGCGATGACCGATTCGAGCCTGATCGCCCGCAAGCTCTCGGGCTTCCGCATCACCACGGTGGCGCGGCCCGATGTCATCGCCGCCCACGGCGCACCGACCCATCCCGATGAGCTCACCGAGCGCGCCTGCATCGTCGACACCAACGCCCGCCAGCGTTCGAACTGGGTCTACCGCATCGACGGCGAACGCCGCTCGGTCACCGTGCGTGGCCGCCTCGAGGTCAACAGTCCGAACGTGTGCCGGCTCGCGGCCCTGCGCGGCCTCGGCTTCGCGCGCGTACCTTATCCCTTGGTGAGCGAGGATCTGGAGGTCGGCCGGCTCGTCTCGGTGCTCGAGAGCTTCGAGACGACGGAATCGGGCATCTACGCCGTCTATCCGCACCGCCGGCATCTCTCCGGCAAGGTGCGCGCCTTCGTCGATTTTCTGGTCGAATGGTTCGCCCACAGCGAGTGCGATCCGGAGTGACGGCGCACGCGCCCCGGGCCTTGCTTTCGCCACGCTACGAAGCGACAAGCGGCGCGACCCTGACCCTTTGAGCGGTCGCGCCGACCCGAGCCGCGGAGCCCGAATGCCTGCAATTCGGCACCTGTCTGCGCTTTGGAGCGCTGTCTCGAGCGCCCTGCGCGTGCCGGCGAACGCGGTGTTCGGCGTCCTCGCCGTCGCCCTTGTCGCCCTCGTCGTCAGCCCACGACCCGCCGCCGCCCATCCGCACGTCTTCGTCGAGGCGCGCGAGGAGATGGTGTTCGATTCCCACGGCAACATCACCGCGATCCGGCACGTCTGGCGGTTCGACGACAGCTTCTCAGCCTTCGCCACCCAAGGGCTCGACAAGAACGGCGATGGCATTCTCTCGACCGAAGAGCTCGCCCCGCTCGCCAAGGTCAACGTCGATTCCCTGGGCGAATATCGCTATTTCACCTTCCTCAGCATCGGCAACGGCAAGCCGGTCAAGTTCGCTGCGCCGACGGAATATTGGCTCGACGGCACCAACGGCATCCTGACGCTGTTCTATACGCTGCCGCTGCGCGAGCCGATCGATCCGGCCGGCAAGACGATCCGCCTCGACGTCTACGATCCGGAATATTTCGTCGACTTCACCCTGACCGACAAAGACCCGTTCGCGCTGGTGCCGGCGCGGGCCGGGGCCGGCACGCCGGCGGGCGTGGTGCCGAAGGGGTGCACCACGTCGGTGAAGCGGCCGGATCAGCTCGATCCGATGACCGCGACGACCCTCTCCCTGATCCCGGCCGATCAGCGGGAGCTGCCGCCGAACCTGCGCGCGGTGACCGAGCAGCTCGCCAACATCATGACGGTGAAGTGTCCGGAGAAGCCGGCCGTGGTCGCGCCGGTCGCCGCCGCCTCGGACCCGGCGCCGCGCAGCGTCGGCGCGAGCCCGTTCGGGGTCGGCCTGATGGAATCCGGCGGGCCGCCGATCGGCTTCCTCGCCGTGATCGCCGCCTGGCAGCAATCCTTCTACCACCAGCTCACCGCGGCCGTGCGCGCGATGAAGACCGACGGCACCGCGATCTGGGTCCTGATGGCGGTCTCCGTCGCCTACGGCATCTTTCACGCCGCCGGCCCGGGCCACGGCAAGGCGGTGATCTCGGCCTATCTGGTCTCGAACCGCGGCACCGCCCGCAAGGCGATCGTGCTGTCGTTTCTCTCCGCGCTCGTCCAGTCGACGGTCGCGATCCTCATCGTCACGATCGGCGCGGTGATCCTGCGGGTGACGAGCTTCGGCATGACGGCGGCGGCGGAATGGGTCGAGATCGCGTCCTATGCGGCGGTGACCCTGCTCGGCGTCACCCTCGTCTGGCGCAAGATCGTCCGCCCGCTCGCGGCGAGCTCGATCGGCCGCCTGCGCCGGCCCCGTCCTGCGACGCTCGGCTTCGGTGCGGCCCGCTTCGCTCCGCTCGCGGCGGCGGGGCCGACCGGCGGGCTGAAGTTCCAGAGCGCGGCCCCGGCGCCGCGTGCGGCCGGCAGCGCCCTGTCGGGCCCGTCTGGCTCGATGAAATTGCGCCTGCACGGCGATGCGCTTCCCGAAGATCATGTCCACGGCGCCGATTGCGGCTGCGGCGGCGTGGTCAATCCGGCCGACCTCGCGCCGGGCTGGCGCTCGGCCGCGGGCGCAGTGCTGTCGGCGGGCCTCCGGCCCTGCACGGGCGCCCTCATCGTGCTCGTGTTCACCCTGGCGCAGGGCGTCTACAGCGCCGGCGTCGCCGCGACCTATGCGATGGGGGTCGGCACCGGCGCCACGGTCAGCGCGCTCGCCCTCCTCGCGGTCGGCGCACGCGGCCTCGCCATGCGCATCGCCGCCTTCGACAGCCGCGCCGGACTCGTGCTCAACCGGGCCGTCGAAGCGGGCGGTGCGCTTGTCGTGCTCGCCTTCGGCGCGATCCTGCTCTCGGCCTCGCTGCTGCCGCACCTCGCCTGACCGGCGCCGCATCGGGGCCGCACGCCTGCCCTGTTGCGTTCACGGCACTTGACGAACTCGTGAACAGATTCGCGGGTCCGCGTCATGCAAAAGCCGGAAGTGTATCCTACAGCAACATTTGTCAGGCGGGCGTCCTCTCCGCACGCCTACGGCAGCGCCGCCGGGGGAAAACGGCACGGCGAGGCATTCGAGCGAATTCCGGCCGCGGGAAGACCTGCGGTCTCCGAGAATTCGCTGCGAGATTCGACCCTGCGAGCCTATTCTGGTCGCCCGGACCGCGCGAGGTCCGGGAGCCTTGCGCTCGTGATCTGCCCGCTCAAAGCTTCGGAGACCCGATGAGCCGTTTGGGGACGCTTGTCGCGACAGCCCTTGTCGTGATCGCCGCGGGTGGCGGCTATTATTATTACACCCACCAGACGGCGGCCGACGCCGGCAAGGCGCCTGCCGCGCACAAGGAACGCGCGGTCGCGGTCGAGGTCGCGAAGGCCACCCGCCAGCCGATGCCGGTCAATCTCGACGCCGTCGGCACCGTCGTCCCGATCTCCACGGTCTCGATCTATTCCCAGGTCGACGGCATCATCACGGCCGTCCATTTCCAGGACGGCACCGAGGTGAAGGAGGGCGACATCCTCTATTCCCTCGACGATCAGACGGTGCGCGGCCAGATCGCCCAGGCTGAAGCCAATCTTCGGCAATATCAGGCGCAGGAGACCTACGCGTCGAAGGAAGAGGAGCGCTTCAAGAACCTCGCCGAGCAGAAATTCTCGAGCGAGGCGAGCCTCGATCAATATGTCTCCCAGGCCGCGGTCGCCGGCGCCCAGGTCGCGGCGGCGAAGGCCGCCATCCAAATTCTTCAGGTCGATCTCGACCATCATACCATTCGGGCGCCGTTCTCCGGGCGGATCGGCATCTCCAACGCCCATGTCGGCACCGTGGTGAAGGCGGACGATACGTCGTCTCCCCTCGTCACCCTCAACCAGATGCGCCCGATCGACGTCTCCGTGCCGATCCCGCAGCGCCATCTGCAGGCGCTGCGCGCCGCCGTGCTGGCGGGCCCGGTCGCCGTCTCCGCCCAGCCGGTCGGCGAGACCGCAGCCGAAACGGGCAAGGTCTCGACCCTCGACAACACCGTCGACACGGCGACCGGCACGATCGGCGTGCGGGCGCGGTTCGACAATCCGGACGAGAAGCTCTGGCCGGGTCGCACCGTCGGCGTGAAGATCGCGCTCGAGGTGCAGAACGACGCGGTGACGGTGCCCGCCGAGGCGGTCCAGACCGGCCGCACCGGGCCGTATGTCTTCGTCGTCTCCGAGGGCAAGGCGAAGGTCCAGCCGGTCACCGTCGCCCGCGAGGTCAACGGCCTCGCCGTCATCGGCGACGGCCTTGCCGGCGGCGAGACGGTGGTCACCGTCGGCCAGCTCCGCCTCAACGACGGTATGCCCGTCGAAGTCCACCCGTCGACGCCGGTCGCCGGCGACGCCACACGCTCGGGGCCCGCCACATGAGGCTCTCCGAACTCTGCATCCGCCAGCCGATCGCGACCACGCTCCTGATGCTCGCGGTGGTGCTCGTCGGCATCGCCGGCTACCGCATGCTGCCGGTCGCCGCCCTGCCGGCGATCGATTTCCCGACCATCCAGGTCACCGCCTCGCTGCCCGGCGCGAGCCCGGACGTGATGGCCGCCTCGGTCGCCACGCCGCTCGAGCAGCAGCTCTCGGCGATCCCGGGCGTCACCTCGATCACCTCGTCCTCGACGCTCGGCTCCAGCCAGATCGTGCTGCAATTCGAGCTCGACCGCTCGATCGACGCCGCCGCGCTCGACGTGCAATCGGCGATCTCGGTCGCGCAGCGCTCGCTGCCGAAGCAGATGACGACGCCGCCGTCGTTCCGGAAGGTCGATCCATCGGCGCAGCCGGTGGTGCTCCTCGCGCTCACGTCCGACCTCATCACCCCCCAGGCCCTCGACGAATATGGCGAGGTGCTGATCGGCCAGCAGCTCTCCTCGCTGCCGGGCGTCGCCCAGGTCACCGTCTACGGCGCCAAGAAATATGCGGTGCGCATCGTCGTCGATCCGGGCGACCTCGCCGCCACCGGCCTCGCCGCCACCGACGTCGCGAACGCGGTCGCGAACCAGACCACGCCGACGCCCCTCGGCAGCCTGATCAGCGGCAAGAGCCAGCAGACCCTCGTCATCGACGGGCTGAAGCCCGACGCGACCGCGTTCCGCCGCATGGTGATCGCCGAGCGCCAGGGCGTTCCGATCCGCCTCGACGACATCGCCAAGGTCGAGAATGGCGTCGAGAACGATCAGACCGGAAGCTGGTTCAACGGCAAGCCGGCCATCGTGGTGGCGATCCAGCGCGAGCCCGGCGCCAACACCGTCGCGGTGGTCGACGCCGTGAAGTCGATGCTGCCGATCTTCCGCGCCGAACTGCCGCCCTCGGTCAACGTCTCGGTCGTCAACGACGCCTCGGTCTCGATCCGCCAGTCGGTCGCCGACGTGCAGTTCTCGCTCGGCCTCGCGGTCGCGCTCGTGGTGATGGTGATCTTCATCTTCCTGCGCTCGTTCCGCGCCACCCTGATCCCGACCCTCGCGCTGCCGGCCTCGATCGTCGGCACCTTCGCCGGCATGTACGTGCTCGGCTATTCCCTCGACAACCTGTCGCTGATGGCGCTGACCCTCTCGGTCGGCTTCGTCGTCGACGACGCCATCGTGATGCTCGAGAACATCGTGCGCCACGTCGAGATGGGGAAGACGCCGCACCAGGCCGCGATCGACGGCTCGAAGGAGATCGGCTTCACCATCCTGTCGATCACCATGTCGCTCGTCGCGGTGTTCATCCCCGTGCTGTTCATGGGCGGCATCGTCGGGCGGCTGTTCCACGAGTTCGCGGTGACGATCTCGATCGCCATCCTGGCCTCGGGCTTCGTGTCGCTCACCTTGTCGCCGATGCTGTGTGCGCGGCTCCTGAAGCCGCACCGCGAGGGCGAGGGGCACGACGCGAAGCCGCGTTCGCTCCTCTTCCGCATCAGCGAGGGCGCCTTCGACGGGATGCTCGCCGGTTACCGCCGCACCCTCGACTGGGTTCTCGCCCACCAGACCATCGCCCTCATCGGCACCGTCGCGACGTTCGCGGTGACGGCGTGGCTGTTCGTCATCGTGCCGAAGGGTTTCTTCCCGATCGAGGATACCGGCCTCATCTCGGCGAACACCCAGACCGCCCAGGGCTCGTCCTTCGAGGCGACTGCCGCGATCCAGGGCAAGCTCGCCGCCCTGGTGCAGAAGGATCCCGACGTCGCCTACGTCACCTCGACGGTCGGCGGCGGTGCCACCAGCGACTCGACCCAAGGGCGGATGTTCATCGCCCTGAAGCCGCTGGAGACGGGCCGGCCGAGCTCGAACGACATCTCGGCCCGGCTGCGCCGCCTGCAGAACAAGGTGCCCGGCATCATCGCGACCTTCCAGCCGGTGCAGACGCTCAACGTCGCCGGCCGCACCCCGAAGGCGTCCTATCAATATACCCTGCGCAGCGCCGATACCGACACGCTCTACGATTACGCGCCGAGGCTCCAGGCGGCGATGCGGCAGATCCCGATCCTGTCCGACGTCACCACGGACCTCCAGATCAGCCAGCCACAGATCCGCCTCCATGTCGACGGCGAGCTCGCCGGACGCATGGGCGTCACGGATTCGGCGATCCGCAACACGCTCTACGATCTGTTCGGCGAATCCCAGATCTCGACGCTCTACACCGCGACCGACGATTTCTGGATCATGATGGAGACGGCGCCGGGCGTGCAGAAGGACGCGAGCGGCCTCGATTCCATCTTCGTGCGCTCGACCACCGGCGCCCTCGTGCCGCTCTCCTCGGTTGCGACCGCCGAGCGCATCGTCGGCCCGCAGAGCGTCAACCACCAGAACGAACAGCCGAGCGTGACGCTGTTCTTCAACGTCCAGCCGGGCGCCTCGCTCGGCGACGCGGTGGATGCCATCGAGAAGGCCGAGCACGACCTGCGCCGGCCGGCCACCATCAGCGCCGGCTTCTCGGGCACCGCGCAGGTGTTCCAGGAATCCCTCGGCAATCAGGGCATGCTGATCGCCGCCGCGATGCTGACGATCTATGTCGTGCTCGGCGTGCTCTACGAGAGCTTCGTGCATCCGATCACGATCCTCGTCGGCCTGCCGTCGGCCGCCGTCGGCGCGCTCCTCGCCTTGATGCTGTTCCACATGGACCTGTCGGTGATCGCGATCATCGGCATCGTCATGCTGATCGGCATCGTGAAGAAGAACGCGATCCTGATCGTCGATTTCGCGCTTCAGCGACGGCGGGAGGGGGCGACCGCGATGGAGGCCATCCGCGAGGCGTGCCTGATGCGGTTCCGCCCGATCATCATGACGACGTTCGCGGCCTTGTTCGGCACGCTGCCGATCGCCCTCGGCATCGGCGCCGGCGCGTCGCTGCGCCAGCCGCTCGGCATCGCGGTGGTCGGCGGCCTGCTCCTGTCGCAGATCATCACGCTCTACACGACGCCGGTCGTCTATCTCCTGTTCGAGCGGATCGGCGACCGGGTGCGGCGCAAGAAGGCGGTGGCGGCGGAGGGGGGCGAGGCGGCTCAGGATCTCGAACTGGCGACCCGGCGGTAGGCGCCGAGCCGCGAGCGGACCCGGCTCAGCACCGTGCCGGGCCGCACCGGCCCGGTCTCGTCGGGCGGCAGGCGCAGGCCGGCGACCCGGACTTCGGACTCCACCACCTTGCGGGCCACCAGACGCGCCTCGCCGATGGCGATCTCGTCGCCCTGTTCCGGACTGTCGTCGAAGCGGCGGGCGAACACTTGCGTCACGGTGGTCTCGGCGTCCTCGCCGGCGATCGGCAGGTCGTAGAGCGCGCCGAGGGCGCCGAGCATGACGTCCCCCCGCAATTGGAACTCGCTCACCGTCGCCGCCTCGCGCAGCGAGGTCTCGCCGAGCGGGCGGAACAGCCGGTCGAGCTCGGGGACCCGGGCGGTCGGCGCGATGAAATAGAGATAATCGCTCGGCTCGATCCGAACGGCCTCGACCGGATTGAGGATTTCGCTGCCGCGGATGACGAGGATGAGCTTCGCCCAGGCCGGCAGCACGGCGGCGTGGGCGGCCGGGCTTTCGGCGAGGAGCGGATAACCCACCATTTCCTGTTCGCTCTGCCCCGGCAGGTCGAGTTCGACCCGCGAGACCGGCCGGGTCGGCCGCTTCAGGGCGATGTCGAGCCGGCGCGCCGCGGTGGTGATGGTCCAGCCCTGGACGATGAGCGAGACGAGCACGACGACGAAGGCGATGTTGAAATAGACGGCGGCGTTGGGCACCCCGGCGAGCGTCGGCACCGCCGCGAGGAAGATCGACACCGCGCCGCGCAGGCCGACCCACGAGACGAACAGCTTCTCCCGTCGCGAGAAGCCGAACGGGGTGAGGCAGAGCCACACCGCGAGCGGCCGGCCGAACACGATGAGGAACGCCGCGACGCCGAGCGCCGGCACGAGCACCTCGATCAGTCGCCCCGGTGAGACGAGCAGGCCGAGCACGAGGAACATCACGATCTGGCACAGCCAGGTCGCGGCGTCGTGGAAGCTCAAGACCGCCGGGAAGGCGCGCACCGGCCGGTTCCCGACCACGAGGCCGGCGAGATAGACGGCGAGGAAACCGCTGCCGTGGAGGTTCGCCGACACGCCGTAGATCAGCACCGCCATGGTGACGACGAACGGCGGATGGAGGCCCGACGGCAGGTCGAGCTTGTTGAGGCACCAGGCGATGGTGAGGCCGCCGCCGACGCCGATCGCGCCGCCGATCGCGGCCTGAGTGGCGAGGTCGCCCAGCAGCGTCCAACTGAGCGGCGAGTCGCCCGACAGCACGGCCTGGGTGAGGAAGAGGACGAGGAAGAGGGCGATCGGATCGTTGGTGCCGGATTCGATTTCGAGC includes:
- a CDS encoding GNAT family N-acetyltransferase codes for the protein MITLREEAPTDVGAREALLDRVFGPTRFLKSSERIRAGRLAADGLSLIAEDAATGALVGTVRLWHVSAGGRPALLLGPLAVAPELQGAGLGSVLMRRALNRAAIAGHGAVLLVGDPEYYVRFGFSGEKTEILSMPGPTERRRFLALELQPGALDRAAGRVVPTGRRLDADVETLIPVGPLAAGEGLRAA
- a CDS encoding HoxN/HupN/NixA family nickel/cobalt transporter; translated protein: MPAIRHLSALWSAVSSALRVPANAVFGVLAVALVALVVSPRPAAAHPHVFVEAREEMVFDSHGNITAIRHVWRFDDSFSAFATQGLDKNGDGILSTEELAPLAKVNVDSLGEYRYFTFLSIGNGKPVKFAAPTEYWLDGTNGILTLFYTLPLREPIDPAGKTIRLDVYDPEYFVDFTLTDKDPFALVPARAGAGTPAGVVPKGCTTSVKRPDQLDPMTATTLSLIPADQRELPPNLRAVTEQLANIMTVKCPEKPAVVAPVAAASDPAPRSVGASPFGVGLMESGGPPIGFLAVIAAWQQSFYHQLTAAVRAMKTDGTAIWVLMAVSVAYGIFHAAGPGHGKAVISAYLVSNRGTARKAIVLSFLSALVQSTVAILIVTIGAVILRVTSFGMTAAAEWVEIASYAAVTLLGVTLVWRKIVRPLAASSIGRLRRPRPATLGFGAARFAPLAAAGPTGGLKFQSAAPAPRAAGSALSGPSGSMKLRLHGDALPEDHVHGADCGCGGVVNPADLAPGWRSAAGAVLSAGLRPCTGALIVLVFTLAQGVYSAGVAATYAMGVGTGATVSALALLAVGARGLAMRIAAFDSRAGLVLNRAVEAGGALVVLAFGAILLSASLLPHLA
- a CDS encoding efflux RND transporter permease subunit, whose translation is MRLSELCIRQPIATTLLMLAVVLVGIAGYRMLPVAALPAIDFPTIQVTASLPGASPDVMAASVATPLEQQLSAIPGVTSITSSSTLGSSQIVLQFELDRSIDAAALDVQSAISVAQRSLPKQMTTPPSFRKVDPSAQPVVLLALTSDLITPQALDEYGEVLIGQQLSSLPGVAQVTVYGAKKYAVRIVVDPGDLAATGLAATDVANAVANQTTPTPLGSLISGKSQQTLVIDGLKPDATAFRRMVIAERQGVPIRLDDIAKVENGVENDQTGSWFNGKPAIVVAIQREPGANTVAVVDAVKSMLPIFRAELPPSVNVSVVNDASVSIRQSVADVQFSLGLAVALVVMVIFIFLRSFRATLIPTLALPASIVGTFAGMYVLGYSLDNLSLMALTLSVGFVVDDAIVMLENIVRHVEMGKTPHQAAIDGSKEIGFTILSITMSLVAVFIPVLFMGGIVGRLFHEFAVTISIAILASGFVSLTLSPMLCARLLKPHREGEGHDAKPRSLLFRISEGAFDGMLAGYRRTLDWVLAHQTIALIGTVATFAVTAWLFVIVPKGFFPIEDTGLISANTQTAQGSSFEATAAIQGKLAALVQKDPDVAYVTSTVGGGATSDSTQGRMFIALKPLETGRPSSNDISARLRRLQNKVPGIIATFQPVQTLNVAGRTPKASYQYTLRSADTDTLYDYAPRLQAAMRQIPILSDVTTDLQISQPQIRLHVDGELAGRMGVTDSAIRNTLYDLFGESQISTLYTATDDFWIMMETAPGVQKDASGLDSIFVRSTTGALVPLSSVATAERIVGPQSVNHQNEQPSVTLFFNVQPGASLGDAVDAIEKAEHDLRRPATISAGFSGTAQVFQESLGNQGMLIAAAMLTIYVVLGVLYESFVHPITILVGLPSAAVGALLALMLFHMDLSVIAIIGIVMLIGIVKKNAILIVDFALQRRREGATAMEAIREACLMRFRPIIMTTFAALFGTLPIALGIGAGASLRQPLGIAVVGGLLLSQIITLYTTPVVYLLFERIGDRVRRKKAVAAEGGEAAQDLELATRR
- a CDS encoding ATP-binding cassette domain-containing protein; protein product: MTATQATARAREPAGEFRHIVRLEGVQKYFGPIQGLKDIDLAIGRNEIVGLIGDNGAGKSTLIKVMTGVLKPTAGRIFVRDREISLGDYSVRMAHELAIETVYQDKSLAEKQPLWRNFFVGRQITNRFGFIDIKRERQIAEDMLLGSIGFRGVGISVDSTVSQLSGGERQGIAIGRAMHFNADLIVLDEPTVALAVSEVRKVLDFVRLIKSSGRACVYIEHNLAHVHEVADRLVVLDRGAVVAEIDPRTMTVPELTEFLVALQHKK
- a CDS encoding type III PLP-dependent enzyme codes for the protein MPPMTDRIADFLRTRRPEGPCLVVDLDVVRDNFLAFRRAMPDTRVFYAVKANPAPEVLKALAELGSCFDCASVQEIEMALEAGATPDRISFGNTIKKERDVARAFALGINMFSVDCEAEVEKIARAAPGTRVFCRILCDGAGAEWPLSRKFGCEPEMAVDVLEHAHRVGLDAYGVSFHVGSQQGNTGAWDGALASAAKLFRELAERGVTLRMVNLGGGFPAKYLKDVPGVPSYGRAILDSVHRHFGNRLPETIIEPGRGMVGSAGVIKAEVVLISRKQAGDDVRWVYLDIGKFGGLAETMDEAIRYPIRTLRGDDETAPCIIAGPTCDSADVLYEKTPYALPLSLEIGDEVLIEGTGAYTTTYSAVAFNGFPPLKAYVI
- a CDS encoding efflux RND transporter periplasmic adaptor subunit; translation: MSRLGTLVATALVVIAAGGGYYYYTHQTAADAGKAPAAHKERAVAVEVAKATRQPMPVNLDAVGTVVPISTVSIYSQVDGIITAVHFQDGTEVKEGDILYSLDDQTVRGQIAQAEANLRQYQAQETYASKEEERFKNLAEQKFSSEASLDQYVSQAAVAGAQVAAAKAAIQILQVDLDHHTIRAPFSGRIGISNAHVGTVVKADDTSSPLVTLNQMRPIDVSVPIPQRHLQALRAAVLAGPVAVSAQPVGETAAETGKVSTLDNTVDTATGTIGVRARFDNPDEKLWPGRTVGVKIALEVQNDAVTVPAEAVQTGRTGPYVFVVSEGKAKVQPVTVAREVNGLAVIGDGLAGGETVVTVGQLRLNDGMPVEVHPSTPVAGDATRSGPAT
- a CDS encoding LysR family transcriptional regulator, whose amino-acid sequence is MDTLTRMQAFVNVAEAGGYSAAARKLGRSKALLSKYVRELEDELGVRLLNRTTRQLSLTEAGKVYLREAGEILQRIDDLEALIHDTHHEPRGLLRVAAPRTLSDGPLGEAFAEFVLREPLISLDLRLEDRFVDLVEEGIDVAVRVTAMTDSSLIARKLSGFRITTVARPDVIAAHGAPTHPDELTERACIVDTNARQRSNWVYRIDGERRSVTVRGRLEVNSPNVCRLAALRGLGFARVPYPLVSEDLEVGRLVSVLESFETTESGIYAVYPHRRHLSGKVRAFVDFLVEWFAHSECDPE